One Natranaerovirga hydrolytica genomic region harbors:
- a CDS encoding helix-turn-helix domain-containing protein: MIGGKIREKRKEVGLSLKELANKTDLTPGFLSQIERDLAEPSITSLRKLSEALGVAVFYFLMDDIHKNPVVKKGEGKILNFRNSHVNYELLSPDLNRQMEMFRAELEPGAMTCEEPLSHPGEEVTHVIQGKMLITIGEEEYTLDEGDTIYYYCSLPHKIISIGEKNLIFISTITPPEF, encoded by the coding sequence ATGATTGGTGGAAAAATAAGAGAGAAAAGAAAAGAGGTTGGACTTAGCCTAAAAGAATTGGCTAATAAAACAGACTTAACACCAGGATTTTTAAGTCAGATAGAAAGAGATTTGGCAGAGCCTTCAATTACTTCATTAAGAAAGCTTTCAGAGGCATTAGGTGTAGCGGTTTTCTATTTTTTAATGGATGATATACACAAAAATCCCGTGGTGAAAAAAGGAGAAGGCAAAATTCTTAACTTTAGAAATTCTCATGTTAACTACGAATTATTATCTCCTGACTTAAATAGACAGATGGAAATGTTTAGGGCAGAATTAGAACCAGGAGCGATGACTTGTGAAGAACCCCTTAGTCATCCAGGTGAAGAGGTTACCCATGTTATACAAGGAAAAATGTTAATTACAATTGGTGAAGAAGAATATACCCTAGATGAAGGGGACACCATATATTATTATTGTAGTCTGCCACATAAAATTATCAGTATCGGTGAAAAAAATCTCATTTTTATATCTACAATCACACCGCCAGAATTTTAA